One region of Edaphobacter bradus genomic DNA includes:
- a CDS encoding response regulator — MTSEQNVPEVQSYQGSPASSEQDGDAQYAGQPVPPGMGQSKSSRRRRRKRKNKGLDSAAQQTGFEPNSQQSGQPGGQVPSMQAGAQPQPFQQQGGQQPSHGGQNSGGKRWKKKYRDRDRQRGSQQSPGNVAESGGGYRDRDSHQPGNNAYKRSKGGKQQRGPRSFVGPMDHSYREVNGNFADAPPSTIETHGNYGGRRNGHSGGARALLNESGPIDYSVGRPIPIDENAPTKIYFFIEDLFFLAKIQETARKLGVKVAFVKNDKEVLSQLTSGDEEDRPGLIVFDLNNANAKPLTLIPKLKAKLKKGTSIIGFLSHLQGDLKAKATEAGCDTVMPRAAFSQNLPNLLRRYGTEEEEDNNFNQ; from the coding sequence ATGACTTCAGAGCAAAATGTACCCGAGGTGCAGTCCTACCAGGGTTCCCCAGCGTCCTCCGAACAGGATGGCGACGCACAATACGCTGGTCAGCCCGTGCCCCCAGGCATGGGACAGTCCAAGAGCAGCCGCCGTCGCCGTCGGAAGCGCAAGAACAAGGGCCTCGACTCGGCCGCGCAGCAGACAGGCTTCGAGCCGAACAGCCAACAGAGCGGCCAGCCCGGCGGACAGGTCCCCTCGATGCAGGCTGGAGCGCAGCCGCAGCCGTTCCAGCAGCAGGGCGGGCAGCAGCCCAGCCACGGCGGCCAGAACTCGGGTGGCAAGCGCTGGAAGAAGAAGTATCGCGACCGTGACCGCCAGCGTGGCTCGCAGCAGAGCCCCGGAAATGTCGCCGAGTCCGGCGGGGGCTACCGCGACCGCGATTCACACCAGCCCGGCAACAACGCCTACAAGCGGAGCAAGGGTGGCAAGCAGCAGCGCGGGCCTCGCAGCTTTGTCGGTCCTATGGACCACAGCTACCGCGAGGTGAACGGCAACTTTGCCGACGCGCCTCCCTCCACCATCGAGACGCACGGTAATTACGGAGGACGCCGCAACGGACATAGTGGCGGCGCGCGAGCGCTTCTGAACGAGTCCGGCCCGATCGACTACTCCGTTGGCAGGCCGATTCCGATCGACGAGAATGCCCCAACGAAGATCTACTTCTTCATCGAAGACCTGTTCTTCCTGGCGAAGATTCAGGAGACGGCCCGCAAACTCGGAGTCAAGGTCGCGTTCGTGAAGAACGACAAGGAAGTCCTCTCACAGCTCACATCGGGCGATGAGGAGGATAGGCCGGGACTGATCGTCTTCGACCTGAACAACGCCAACGCCAAGCCACTGACGCTGATTCCCAAGCTCAAGGCCAAGCTGAAGAAGGGAACCTCCATCATCGGCTTCCTCTCGCACCTGCAGGGCGACCTGAAGGCTAAGGCGACCGAGGCCGGCTGCGACACCGTGATGCCGCGGGCTGCCTTCTCGCAGAACCTTCCCAACCTTCTGCGCCGCTACGGCACGGAGGAAGAGGAAGACAACAACTTCAACCAATAG
- a CDS encoding DUF1634 domain-containing protein has translation MTEERRPFDDQRMDAIMGRLLQSGVLLASAVVLVGGLLYLKAHPHTSVNYRTFVSEPAELRHPGALLREVAAGNAAALIQFGVLLLVATPIARVVFAVIAFAMERDRLYVAISLFVLAVLMFGLLHGV, from the coding sequence ATGACCGAAGAACGCAGGCCCTTCGATGACCAGCGCATGGACGCAATCATGGGCCGGCTGTTGCAGTCCGGCGTGCTGCTGGCCTCGGCGGTCGTGCTGGTGGGAGGTCTGCTGTACCTCAAGGCACATCCGCATACCTCAGTGAACTATCGGACTTTTGTGAGCGAACCGGCGGAGCTGCGGCATCCAGGCGCGCTGCTGCGGGAGGTCGCAGCCGGCAACGCCGCCGCACTGATCCAGTTCGGCGTGCTGCTGCTGGTTGCGACCCCTATCGCGCGCGTCGTCTTCGCCGTAATTGCATTCGCTATGGAGCGCGACCGCCTGTACGTTGCGATCAGCCTCTTTGTGCTCGCCGTGCTGATGTTCGGCCTGCTGCATGGGGTCTGA
- a CDS encoding OmpH family outer membrane protein, translating to MNRNVAFASALAAALTTAAGLAQTASPQAPAAPATTPATTPATTPATTPASAPVAPQAIPAKIAVIEYEQVAAATNEGQRALQEIQKKYEPKKTQLDALAGEIDSLQKQLQASGTTLSEDERATRLRAIDTKQKQYQRDGDDASNAYSADVQEAIGKVAQKLGPVVMKYVQQNGYTMLLDNNGQQQGGGLTLLWAPGADISQAIVEAYNASSGVAAPPPSAPSATRPRTTTPPRPAPTKQ from the coding sequence ATGAATCGCAACGTTGCCTTTGCCTCCGCACTCGCGGCGGCGTTGACCACTGCCGCAGGGCTTGCACAGACGGCCAGCCCTCAGGCTCCGGCGGCTCCGGCCACCACTCCGGCCACCACTCCGGCCACCACTCCGGCCACGACTCCGGCTAGCGCTCCTGTTGCTCCACAGGCCATTCCGGCGAAGATCGCCGTCATTGAGTACGAACAGGTCGCCGCCGCCACCAACGAGGGGCAGCGTGCACTGCAAGAGATTCAGAAGAAGTACGAACCGAAGAAGACGCAGCTTGACGCCCTGGCCGGCGAGATCGACTCGCTGCAGAAGCAGCTTCAGGCCTCGGGGACCACGCTGTCTGAAGATGAGCGGGCCACCCGGTTGCGTGCGATCGATACCAAGCAGAAACAGTATCAGCGCGACGGCGACGACGCCAGCAACGCTTATAGCGCTGATGTACAGGAGGCGATCGGTAAGGTCGCCCAGAAGCTCGGGCCGGTCGTGATGAAGTATGTGCAGCAGAACGGATACACGATGCTGCTCGATAACAACGGCCAGCAACAGGGCGGCGGCCTGACTCTGCTGTGGGCGCCGGGCGCCGACATCTCGCAGGCGATCGTAGAGGCCTACAACGCCTCGTCCGGAGTTGCGGCTCCTCCGCCATCGGCTCCGTCGGCGACGCGTCCCCGGACGACGACACCTCCCCGGCCCGCGCCTACCAAGCAGTAA
- a CDS encoding peroxiredoxin, which translates to MRKGMWIAVIAGVVAAGSFSLKLNAATDTVQVGATAPNFTLPSQEDKPVSLKDYKGKWVVLYFYPKDQTTGCTIEAHNFQRDMAKYDALHAVVLGVSLDTVEGHKAWCAKDTFSFKLLADPDHKVVDEYGVPVMTHGDMKFASRQTFLISPAGKVVKVWPKVDPQTHSEEVLAEITAQKK; encoded by the coding sequence ATGCGCAAGGGTATGTGGATCGCAGTTATTGCAGGCGTAGTCGCAGCAGGCAGCTTCAGTTTGAAGCTCAACGCAGCCACGGATACAGTTCAGGTCGGTGCAACGGCGCCGAACTTCACTCTCCCCTCACAGGAAGACAAGCCGGTAAGCCTGAAGGACTATAAGGGCAAGTGGGTCGTCCTTTACTTTTACCCCAAGGACCAGACCACCGGCTGCACGATTGAGGCGCACAACTTCCAGCGTGACATGGCCAAGTACGACGCGCTGCATGCCGTCGTGCTCGGAGTGAGCCTGGACACGGTCGAGGGGCATAAGGCGTGGTGCGCGAAGGACACTTTCAGCTTCAAGCTGCTGGCCGATCCCGACCACAAGGTCGTAGACGAGTACGGTGTTCCAGTCATGACGCACGGCGACATGAAGTTCGCCAGCCGCCAGACCTTCCTGATCTCGCCTGCTGGCAAGGTGGTCAAGGTCTGGCCGAAGGTCGACCCGCAGACACATAGCGAAGAGGTGCTGGCCGAGATCACAGCGCAGAAGAAGTAG
- a CDS encoding lytic transglycosylase domain-containing protein, which yields MQQRARYKWVRQWALAAMCAPLVLLAGCPQKPAAAPGKVPAQATAPSTSQAAGVATASKSTTQQPAAHPVESAEQTYKEQQLISRVEQTYRRGVDNYRAGHLDAARQDFDSAVDVMLTSGMDLKGDPQLSDEFEHLLDAINALELAALKQGNGLSPVLEAAPLDTANEVTFPPNAALTAQVAAELKTTQSDFPLVVNDYVAGFISYFTNSQAGHAHLLRSLERAGKYKDMIQKVLREEGVPQDLIYLAVAESGFQPQALNVRSGAGGMWQFMPFAGSYGLARNGWVDERFDPEKSSRAYAKYMKSLYDQFGDWYLAMAAYDWGPGNVQRAVMRTGYADFWELYRRGNLPGETRNYVPGIIAAIIMAKNPAQYGLDSVVPEPAVLSDKVTIDYPIDLRLVADVTGATLQEIVALNPSLLRMSTPQDTPFDLHVPLGTHDVYLDRIKEIPEDKRSTWRFHVVRSGESLDAIANMLHARASEIAQVNSIAAGDPVDTGDELVVPVASPSSTHPQHYRVLRGDTLITVADRFGVSAEDLRRWNHLSSNTIHPGSTITVAEPVRLAPSVRARSKASSRRSASHGAPSHVGYNSTRSAGAHHRSSSKSGGAKSKSASSNSRRRAAR from the coding sequence ATGCAGCAGCGAGCTCGATACAAATGGGTGCGGCAATGGGCACTGGCGGCGATGTGTGCGCCGCTGGTGCTGCTGGCAGGGTGTCCGCAGAAACCGGCCGCTGCTCCAGGCAAGGTCCCCGCGCAGGCCACCGCTCCCTCGACTTCGCAGGCGGCGGGCGTTGCGACGGCCAGCAAGTCCACAACGCAGCAGCCTGCGGCGCATCCCGTTGAGAGCGCAGAACAGACGTATAAGGAGCAGCAGCTCATTAGTCGCGTCGAACAGACGTATCGCCGAGGTGTCGACAACTATCGTGCAGGTCATCTCGACGCCGCGCGGCAGGACTTCGACTCTGCCGTTGACGTCATGCTCACGAGTGGCATGGACCTGAAGGGCGACCCGCAGCTCTCCGACGAGTTTGAGCATCTGCTGGATGCGATCAACGCCCTCGAGCTGGCGGCGCTCAAGCAGGGCAATGGCCTCTCGCCTGTCCTCGAAGCCGCTCCGCTCGATACTGCGAACGAGGTCACCTTTCCTCCGAATGCGGCTCTCACCGCGCAGGTGGCCGCAGAGCTCAAGACGACGCAGTCTGACTTTCCCCTCGTCGTCAACGACTACGTTGCAGGCTTCATCAGCTACTTCACCAACTCGCAGGCGGGCCACGCGCATCTCCTGCGTTCGCTTGAGCGCGCAGGGAAGTACAAGGACATGATCCAGAAGGTCCTGCGCGAAGAGGGCGTTCCGCAGGACCTGATCTACCTCGCGGTCGCGGAGTCAGGCTTCCAGCCGCAGGCGCTCAATGTTCGCTCGGGCGCCGGAGGCATGTGGCAGTTCATGCCGTTTGCCGGATCGTACGGCCTTGCGCGCAATGGCTGGGTCGATGAGCGCTTCGATCCCGAGAAGTCTTCGCGAGCCTACGCGAAGTACATGAAATCGCTCTATGACCAGTTCGGCGACTGGTATCTCGCCATGGCTGCCTACGACTGGGGCCCGGGCAATGTGCAGCGCGCTGTGATGCGCACGGGCTACGCCGACTTCTGGGAGCTCTATCGGCGCGGCAATCTGCCCGGCGAGACGAGAAACTACGTGCCGGGCATCATCGCGGCGATTATTATGGCGAAGAATCCGGCGCAGTATGGTCTCGACAGTGTCGTGCCGGAGCCGGCAGTGCTCTCCGACAAGGTCACGATCGACTATCCGATTGATCTGCGTCTGGTCGCCGACGTGACTGGGGCGACGCTGCAGGAGATTGTCGCGCTCAACCCGAGCCTTCTGCGCATGAGCACGCCGCAGGACACCCCCTTCGACCTGCACGTTCCGCTGGGGACGCATGACGTCTATCTAGATCGCATTAAGGAGATTCCCGAGGACAAGCGCAGCACCTGGCGCTTCCACGTCGTTCGCTCCGGCGAGTCGCTCGACGCCATCGCGAACATGCTGCACGCGCGCGCCAGTGAGATCGCACAGGTGAACAGCATCGCCGCGGGCGATCCTGTGGACACAGGCGACGAGCTTGTCGTCCCCGTCGCCAGTCCTTCGAGCACGCACCCGCAGCATTACCGAGTGCTCCGGGGTGACACGCTTATCACCGTCGCGGACCGCTTCGGCGTCTCTGCGGAGGACCTCCGGCGCTGGAATCATCTCTCCTCCAACACGATCCATCCCGGCAGCACGATCACCGTCGCCGAGCCTGTGAGGCTTGCGCCGAGCGTACGCGCGCGCTCCAAGGCCTCGAGCAGAAGATCTGCATCTCACGGAGCGCCGTCGCATGTGGGGTACAACTCAACCAGGAGCGCGGGCGCGCACCACCGCTCATCGAGCAAGAGCGGAGGCGCAAAATCGAAGAGCGCCTCTTCCAATTCGAGACGGAGAGCTGCACGATAA
- a CDS encoding HIT domain-containing protein: protein MSADCVFCKIVAGEIPANRVFEDQLCIGFPDINPQAPTHLIIIPKEHIVSQARALAEHKSLLGHLLAAAADLARLQKLDKGYRVVVNTGDDGGQTVHHLHLHLLGGRTMHWPPG, encoded by the coding sequence ATGTCTGCCGACTGTGTGTTCTGCAAGATCGTCGCTGGCGAGATTCCGGCCAACCGGGTGTTTGAAGACCAGTTGTGCATCGGCTTTCCCGACATCAACCCCCAGGCCCCAACTCACCTGATCATCATCCCGAAGGAGCACATCGTCTCGCAGGCCAGGGCGCTTGCCGAGCACAAGTCTCTGCTGGGCCACCTGTTGGCCGCAGCAGCAGACCTGGCGCGCTTGCAGAAGCTCGATAAGGGTTACCGCGTCGTGGTCAACACAGGCGATGACGGCGGCCAGACGGTGCATCATCTGCACCTGCATCTGCTGGGCGGCCGCACCATGCACTGGCCTCCGGGCTAG
- a CDS encoding M48 family metallopeptidase: MNLRALVLLLVSFVTVFAVPFLRAQAQPAANVRTGAQVRPADGKPAYSLPPETLRKAVTFSHSRIALDFLSSGWGILQLILLLGLGIIARMRNFAVAVSRNRWAQGFVFTFLLLLVTTLLTLPLDMVGHHTAVEYGLSVQGWGSWFWDMAKTFALAFVFGGLLVMLLFWVIRRSPSRWWFWFWIPAVAVTVFAVFVAPIFLDPLFNTFESLGKTDPALVARLEQVVQRGGIEIPPDRMFLMKASEKVTTLNAYVTGIGASKRVVVWDNTISHATPDEISYIFGHEMGHYVLNHIYKTLAFLSVLMLVEFYLGYRCVGGLIRRYGRTRWQIDSQHDWGALAVLLLVFSVLSFLGEPIINAYSRAQEHAADVYGQEAIHGIVADPQSTAQQSFQLLGELSLSEPDPNPFVVFWSFSHPSISSRATFALRYNPWSQGEHPRYFQK; the protein is encoded by the coding sequence ATGAATCTACGCGCCCTCGTTTTGCTGCTCGTCTCCTTCGTCACGGTCTTTGCTGTACCTTTTCTCCGGGCTCAAGCGCAGCCTGCGGCCAATGTTCGAACTGGCGCACAGGTTCGGCCGGCTGACGGTAAGCCAGCTTACTCTCTGCCGCCGGAGACACTGCGGAAGGCCGTCACCTTCTCCCACAGCCGCATCGCACTCGACTTTCTTTCGAGCGGTTGGGGCATTCTGCAGCTCATCCTTCTGCTGGGGCTCGGCATCATCGCCCGAATGAGGAACTTTGCTGTCGCGGTCAGCAGGAATCGCTGGGCGCAAGGTTTCGTCTTCACCTTTCTGCTGCTGCTCGTCACTACGCTGCTCACGCTGCCGCTCGACATGGTTGGCCACCACACTGCAGTCGAGTACGGCCTCTCCGTGCAAGGGTGGGGAAGCTGGTTCTGGGACATGGCCAAGACGTTTGCCCTTGCCTTCGTCTTCGGAGGGCTGCTGGTTATGCTGCTCTTCTGGGTCATTCGCAGATCGCCTTCGCGGTGGTGGTTCTGGTTCTGGATTCCGGCGGTGGCGGTGACCGTTTTCGCGGTCTTCGTTGCGCCCATCTTCCTCGATCCGCTCTTCAACACCTTCGAGTCGCTGGGCAAGACCGACCCCGCACTTGTGGCCCGGCTTGAGCAGGTGGTTCAGCGCGGCGGCATCGAGATTCCTCCGGACAGGATGTTTCTGATGAAGGCCAGCGAGAAGGTCACGACGCTCAACGCGTATGTCACCGGCATCGGGGCCTCGAAGCGGGTTGTCGTGTGGGACAACACCATCAGCCATGCCACGCCTGACGAGATCAGCTACATCTTCGGCCACGAGATGGGCCACTACGTCCTGAACCACATTTACAAGACGCTGGCGTTCCTCAGCGTGCTTATGCTGGTGGAGTTCTATCTCGGGTATCGCTGCGTTGGCGGGCTCATCCGGCGCTACGGCCGCACGCGATGGCAGATCGATTCGCAGCACGATTGGGGCGCTCTCGCTGTACTTCTGCTGGTCTTTTCTGTGCTCTCGTTTCTGGGAGAGCCCATCATCAATGCTTACAGCCGCGCGCAGGAGCATGCCGCCGACGTCTACGGCCAGGAGGCCATCCACGGCATCGTTGCCGACCCGCAATCCACAGCGCAGCAGAGCTTTCAATTACTCGGTGAGCTCTCATTGAGCGAGCCGGATCCGAACCCGTTCGTCGTCTTCTGGAGCTTCAGCCATCCTTCGATCAGCAGCCGCGCGACCTTCGCCCTTCGGTACAACCCCTGGTCGCAGGGGGAGCATCCGAGGTACTTTCAGAAGTGA
- the lepA gene encoding translation elongation factor 4 produces the protein MDPSHIRNFAIIAHIDHGKSTLSDRLLELTGSLTAREMHAQVLDAMDLERERGITIKAHTVRMMYKAKDGETYQLNLIDTPGHVDFSYEVSRSLASCEGALLVVDASQGVEAQTLANAYLAISHGLEIIPIINKIDLPSADIERTKEMIEKSVGLPADDAIPVSAKTGQNVDEILEAVVHLLPPPKGDAEAPLQALIFDSWFDAYRGVIVLARVINGKLRKGMKIKLMSNGKIFDVESMGVMTPKPVELDELSAGEVGFFVATIKNVADTKVGDTITDVERPCAEPLPGFEDIKSMVFAGLYTVDSHEHGMLRDALEKLRLNDSSFNFEPESSAALGFGFRCGFLGLLHLEIIQERLEREYNLDLITTAPGVRYKITMTDGSVIEVDNPSRWPDPSEIEQIEEPVITAKILTNEEYVGGILKLVEDKRGRQQNFEYVSETRVMLTYELPLNEIVLDFYDRLKSVSRGYASLDYHLAGMWVSPMVKMDILVSGEPVDALSIIVHRDFAYERGKALVSKMRELIPRQMFEVAIQAAIGSKIIARETVAAIRKNVLAKCYGGDISRKRKLLEKQKEGKKRMKRIGKVDIPQEAFLAVLKVGEE, from the coding sequence ATGGATCCAAGTCACATCCGCAACTTCGCGATCATCGCGCACATCGATCATGGCAAGTCCACGCTCTCCGACCGGCTGCTTGAGCTTACCGGCTCGCTGACGGCGCGCGAGATGCATGCGCAGGTGCTGGACGCGATGGATCTCGAGCGCGAACGCGGCATCACCATCAAGGCCCACACCGTCCGCATGATGTACAAGGCAAAGGACGGAGAGACCTATCAGCTCAACCTGATCGACACGCCCGGCCATGTGGACTTCAGCTACGAGGTCTCGCGCTCGCTTGCCTCATGCGAAGGTGCGCTGCTGGTGGTCGATGCCTCGCAAGGCGTCGAGGCGCAAACACTCGCGAACGCCTACCTCGCCATCTCACACGGACTTGAGATCATCCCCATCATCAACAAGATCGACCTGCCCAGCGCCGACATCGAGCGGACCAAGGAGATGATCGAGAAGTCCGTCGGCCTTCCCGCTGATGATGCGATTCCGGTCTCCGCCAAGACGGGACAGAACGTCGATGAAATCCTTGAGGCTGTCGTGCATCTACTGCCTCCGCCCAAGGGTGACGCCGAGGCTCCACTGCAGGCGCTGATCTTCGACTCCTGGTTCGACGCATACCGCGGCGTCATCGTGCTGGCTCGCGTCATCAACGGGAAGCTGCGCAAGGGAATGAAGATCAAGCTGATGTCGAACGGCAAGATATTCGATGTCGAGAGCATGGGCGTCATGACTCCCAAGCCTGTCGAGCTCGATGAGCTCTCAGCCGGCGAGGTCGGCTTCTTCGTCGCCACTATCAAGAACGTCGCCGACACCAAGGTTGGCGACACCATCACCGATGTCGAGCGCCCTTGCGCCGAACCTCTGCCCGGCTTCGAAGACATCAAGAGCATGGTCTTCGCCGGACTCTACACGGTGGACTCGCACGAGCACGGCATGTTGCGCGATGCGCTCGAAAAGCTGCGGCTCAACGACAGCTCCTTCAACTTCGAGCCTGAGTCCTCCGCCGCGCTCGGCTTCGGATTCCGCTGCGGCTTCCTCGGTCTGCTGCACCTCGAGATCATTCAGGAGCGGCTGGAGCGCGAGTACAACCTCGACCTCATCACCACTGCTCCAGGCGTGCGCTACAAGATCACGATGACCGACGGCTCTGTCATCGAGGTCGACAATCCCTCGCGCTGGCCGGATCCCAGTGAGATCGAGCAGATCGAAGAGCCTGTCATCACGGCGAAGATCCTCACCAATGAAGAATATGTTGGCGGAATCCTGAAGCTCGTCGAGGACAAGCGCGGCCGCCAGCAGAACTTCGAGTACGTCTCCGAGACACGCGTGATGCTGACCTACGAGCTTCCGCTGAATGAGATCGTTCTCGACTTCTACGACAGGCTGAAGTCGGTCTCACGCGGGTACGCCTCGCTCGACTATCACCTCGCAGGAATGTGGGTCTCGCCGATGGTGAAGATGGACATCCTTGTCTCGGGAGAGCCGGTCGACGCGCTCTCCATCATCGTGCACCGTGACTTCGCCTACGAGCGCGGCAAGGCGTTGGTCTCGAAGATGCGCGAGCTGATTCCACGGCAGATGTTCGAGGTGGCGATTCAGGCGGCGATCGGCTCGAAGATCATCGCCCGCGAGACCGTCGCGGCCATCCGCAAAAACGTGCTCGCCAAGTGCTACGGCGGCGACATCAGCCGCAAGCGCAAGTTGCTCGAGAAGCAGAAAGAAGGCAAGAAGCGGATGAAGCGGATAGGCAAGGTCGACATCCCGCAGGAGGCCTTCCTCGCCGTGCTGAAAGTGGGCGAAGAGTAG
- a CDS encoding OmpH family outer membrane protein encodes MNRTLVLLSALGAGLSTAAIAQSAAAPAAAAPVAAASAPAAPPQAVPAKIALVAFEQAVFATNEGQRAVQDVQKKYEPKKQQIDALAQEVDSLKKQLQSAPATLSDADRAARLKSIDTKEKQLNREAEDANTAYQTDLQEAYGKVAQKVSVALKNYVEQNGYTLLLDVSNQQTNNVMWVNPKENIDITQAVVSAYNASSGVAAPPPTAPSASAPVRPHPAAGTTPKAAAPKQ; translated from the coding sequence ATGAATCGCACTCTTGTTCTCCTCTCCGCTCTCGGCGCGGGACTGTCCACGGCCGCTATAGCCCAGTCTGCAGCCGCACCCGCCGCTGCCGCACCTGTAGCGGCCGCTTCGGCTCCCGCCGCTCCTCCGCAGGCCGTTCCCGCCAAGATCGCGCTCGTCGCCTTCGAGCAGGCTGTCTTCGCCACCAATGAGGGCCAGCGTGCCGTTCAGGATGTGCAGAAGAAGTACGAGCCCAAGAAGCAGCAGATCGACGCTCTCGCGCAGGAGGTTGATTCGCTCAAGAAGCAACTTCAGAGCGCCCCTGCCACTCTCAGCGATGCAGATCGGGCTGCGCGCCTGAAGAGCATCGACACCAAAGAGAAGCAGCTCAACCGCGAAGCCGAGGACGCCAACACCGCGTACCAGACCGACCTGCAGGAGGCCTACGGTAAGGTGGCCCAGAAGGTCTCGGTGGCATTGAAGAACTATGTAGAGCAGAACGGGTACACGCTGCTGCTTGACGTCAGCAACCAGCAGACGAACAACGTGATGTGGGTCAACCCGAAGGAGAACATCGACATCACCCAGGCTGTGGTGAGTGCCTACAACGCCTCTTCGGGGGTCGCTGCTCCTCCTCCGACGGCTCCGTCGGCCTCCGCTCCGGTGCGTCCGCATCCCGCGGCCGGCACCACACCGAAGGCTGCTGCCCCAAAGCAGTAA
- a CDS encoding sulfite exporter TauE/SafE family protein translates to MPALPFTMLIFAGSTLAGMLGALTGLGGGVVLVPLLTLVLHVDLRYAIGASLISVIATSSGAAAAYVREGFSSVRIGMFLEVATTLGAVFGALLATRTPTRALAIIFGLVLLYSAWLSRNGHPEDGRERKASPWSDRLRLSGQYPDGQGGQIPYKVDRIAGGFATMFGAGTLSGLLGIGSGAVKVLAMDRVMRIPFKVSTTTSNFMIGVTAAASAGIYLKRGYIDPGLAFPVMLGVLIGSLLGARLLVRARVSVLRTVFTLVILALGVEMIVNGWMGKL, encoded by the coding sequence ATGCCAGCCCTTCCATTTACTATGCTGATCTTTGCCGGCTCCACATTGGCCGGGATGCTGGGAGCGCTGACCGGGCTAGGCGGCGGGGTCGTACTGGTCCCGCTGCTGACGCTGGTCCTCCACGTGGATCTTCGCTATGCGATCGGGGCATCACTGATCTCAGTCATCGCAACCTCATCGGGAGCGGCAGCGGCCTATGTGCGCGAGGGCTTCTCAAGTGTGCGGATAGGGATGTTCCTCGAGGTCGCCACGACACTGGGTGCGGTCTTCGGCGCGCTTCTCGCGACGCGAACCCCGACGCGGGCACTGGCCATCATCTTTGGCCTGGTGCTTCTCTACTCCGCGTGGCTGAGCAGGAACGGACACCCCGAGGATGGCAGAGAGAGGAAGGCAAGTCCGTGGTCGGACCGGCTGCGGCTCTCGGGCCAGTATCCGGACGGGCAGGGCGGACAGATTCCCTACAAAGTGGATCGCATCGCGGGAGGCTTCGCGACGATGTTCGGCGCTGGCACTCTCTCAGGGCTGCTGGGAATCGGCTCCGGCGCGGTGAAGGTGCTGGCGATGGACCGCGTGATGCGAATCCCCTTCAAGGTCTCGACGACAACGAGCAACTTCATGATCGGCGTAACGGCAGCGGCAAGCGCGGGGATTTACCTGAAGCGCGGATACATTGATCCGGGGCTCGCCTTCCCGGTGATGCTGGGCGTCTTGATCGGGTCGCTGCTGGGTGCGCGGTTGCTGGTGCGGGCGCGCGTCTCCGTGCTGCGCACCGTGTTCACGCTGGTGATTCTGGCGCTGGGAGTCGAGATGATCGTTAACGGCTGGATGGGCAAACTATGA